The Lutibacter sp. Hel_I_33_5 genome has a window encoding:
- a CDS encoding tetratricopeptide repeat protein: protein MKLKYILPLLMILILGCSNPKNSSEFIEKASGRYLFNANETMEIYFKEQILFVKWRGNENLEPLKVNDSTFYLKELNEKLVFVSNPSTHIKLAPKREHKEVVYKFRKLTDGEKTPKEHLIDKNFDLALESYLNIQKKDSLNKSIQWNTINNLAHRYFKTENKETALSLFEINIKLYPKKPAVYRNYGYALMEIKDTINAIKNYKKALSIYPDDQRAIKFLNKHKTK from the coding sequence ATGAAACTTAAGTACATACTTCCGCTTTTAATGATATTAATTTTAGGCTGTTCAAATCCTAAGAACTCATCAGAATTTATAGAAAAAGCTTCTGGCAGATATTTATTTAACGCCAACGAAACCATGGAAATTTATTTTAAAGAACAAATTTTGTTCGTAAAATGGCGTGGAAATGAAAACTTAGAACCTTTAAAAGTTAATGACAGTACATTTTATTTAAAAGAATTGAATGAAAAGTTAGTATTTGTTTCTAATCCATCAACCCATATAAAACTAGCTCCTAAAAGGGAACATAAAGAGGTTGTTTACAAATTTAGAAAACTAACAGATGGCGAAAAAACTCCAAAAGAACATTTAATTGATAAAAATTTCGATTTAGCCTTAGAAAGTTATTTAAATATTCAAAAGAAGGATTCTTTAAATAAAAGCATTCAATGGAATACTATTAATAATTTAGCACACCGATATTTTAAAACTGAAAATAAAGAGACTGCTCTTTCCCTTTTTGAAATAAATATAAAATTATATCCCAAAAAACCTGCTGTTTATAGGAATTACGGATACGCTTTGATGGAAATTAAAGACACTATCAATGCTATAAAAAATTATAAAAAGGCGTTATCTATTTATCCTGATGATCAGCGAGCAATTAAATTTCTAAATAAACACAAAACAAAATAA
- a CDS encoding TlpA disulfide reductase family protein, which produces MKRTILLVVTILFIISANSQEKKIWAKSFINKKAPSIIVEKWLTQKPNTEGKFILLDFWATWCGPCIKAIPELNSFQKEFKKDLVVIGISSETPRKVKKQRNPKIKYFSAIDRKRRLNTILEIKGIPHCILIDPRGIVRWEGYPILKNNELTSKVIKELIKKYK; this is translated from the coding sequence ATGAAAAGAACAATATTATTAGTTGTAACTATTTTATTTATAATTTCAGCTAATTCTCAAGAAAAGAAAATTTGGGCAAAATCTTTTATTAATAAAAAAGCTCCAAGTATAATTGTAGAGAAATGGTTGACACAAAAACCAAATACTGAAGGTAAATTTATACTTTTAGATTTTTGGGCTACTTGGTGCGGACCATGTATAAAAGCCATACCAGAACTTAATTCTTTTCAAAAGGAATTTAAAAAAGATTTAGTTGTTATTGGTATAAGTAGTGAAACTCCTAGGAAAGTTAAAAAACAAAGAAATCCTAAAATTAAATACTTTAGCGCAATTGATCGAAAACGAAGATTAAATACTATATTAGAGATTAAAGGAATTCCTCATTGCATTCTAATAGATCCAAGAGGAATTGTTAGGTGGGAAGGATATCCAATATTAAAAAACAATGAATTAACTTCTAAAGTAATTAAAGAGCTAATTAAAAAATATAAATAA
- a CDS encoding sulfatase-like hydrolase/transferase, with product MKKYIFLIGFLMVFGCSSSQVTETEEVIEEIVVTKKPNILLIIADDMGLDATPNYSEGTIKPNMTNLQSLMNDGITFENFWSYPVCTPTRAAILTGKYGIKTDVIEVGDEISTSETSIQKYIDTNTNDEYASAMIGKWHLSVDGADALTMGIDYYAGIINGGVPSYTNWNFYENGTTTNSTEYTTTKFTDLAIDWIDKQTKPWFLWMGYNAPHTPFHLAPTNLHSQGSLPTDDASIAANPMPYYMSAIEVLDSEIGRLINSMSAEEKANTVIIFIGDNGTPNKVSQAPYGRTRAKGSLYQGGINVPLVVSGAGVTKKGSREDALIHATDIYNTVGNIAGINSSTINNSTSFYELFSGTSSNEREYVYAETTNDYTIRNNTYKLLVFSDGSEEFYNLSTDSYENTNLIGTTLSSEATKAKTALKIEADKIRM from the coding sequence ATGAAAAAATATATATTTTTAATCGGGTTTTTAATGGTTTTTGGCTGTAGCTCTTCCCAGGTTACAGAAACGGAAGAAGTTATAGAAGAAATTGTAGTCACTAAAAAGCCAAATATTTTACTCATAATTGCTGATGATATGGGCTTAGATGCAACTCCAAATTATTCAGAAGGAACTATAAAACCCAATATGACCAATTTACAAAGTTTGATGAATGATGGGATTACTTTTGAAAATTTTTGGTCGTATCCAGTTTGTACTCCAACAAGAGCAGCAATTTTAACAGGTAAATACGGAATTAAAACAGACGTGATAGAAGTTGGAGATGAGATTTCTACTTCTGAAACTTCTATACAAAAATATATAGACACCAATACAAATGATGAATATGCTTCTGCTATGATAGGGAAGTGGCATTTATCTGTTGATGGAGCAGATGCATTAACCATGGGCATCGATTATTATGCAGGAATTATAAATGGTGGCGTACCATCATATACCAATTGGAACTTTTATGAAAACGGAACCACCACAAATTCTACAGAATATACAACCACAAAATTTACAGATTTAGCTATAGATTGGATTGATAAACAAACGAAACCTTGGTTTTTATGGATGGGATATAATGCTCCACATACACCGTTTCATTTAGCACCAACTAATTTACATTCCCAAGGAAGTTTACCTACAGATGATGCTAGTATTGCTGCAAACCCAATGCCGTATTATATGTCTGCCATTGAAGTTTTAGATAGTGAAATAGGTAGATTAATTAATAGTATGAGTGCAGAAGAAAAAGCAAATACAGTCATTATTTTTATTGGTGATAACGGAACGCCTAATAAAGTTTCACAAGCTCCTTACGGAAGAACACGAGCAAAAGGTTCGTTATATCAAGGTGGAATAAATGTACCATTAGTAGTTTCTGGTGCTGGAGTTACTAAAAAAGGGAGTAGAGAAGATGCATTAATTCATGCAACAGATATATATAATACTGTTGGAAATATTGCAGGGATAAATTCCTCAACAATAAATAACAGCACAAGTTTTTATGAACTATTTTCTGGTACTTCTAGTAACGAACGAGAATATGTTTATGCTGAGACAACAAATGACTATACTATTAGAAATAATACCTACAAGCTTTTAGTATTTAGTGATGGAAGTGAAGAATTTTATAATTTGTCTACAGACTCTTATGAAAATACTAATTTAATTGGTACGACTTTATCTTCTGAAGCAACTAAAGCAAAAACAGCATTAAAAATAGAGGCTGATAAAATTAGAATGTGA
- a CDS encoding DUF962 domain-containing protein — MKTAKEWFNEYAISHQNESNIIIHYICVPAIFFSVVGLLMCIPTGFLESTFGLYNPFIENWAAVLLSVILLLFYLRLGFWYFIEMFVISTIFIIINNWIDNHFNLLWVSLGIFIIAWIGQFYGHKIEGKKPSFIKDLQFLLIGPLWVIQKIGGKK, encoded by the coding sequence ATGAAAACTGCCAAAGAATGGTTTAACGAATATGCAATAAGTCATCAAAACGAATCTAATATAATCATCCATTATATTTGTGTACCTGCAATATTTTTTAGTGTTGTTGGATTGTTAATGTGTATTCCAACAGGTTTTTTAGAATCAACTTTTGGCTTGTATAATCCGTTTATTGAAAATTGGGCTGCGGTACTTTTATCTGTTATTTTACTGCTATTTTACTTACGATTAGGGTTTTGGTATTTTATAGAAATGTTTGTGATATCAACTATTTTTATCATCATCAATAATTGGATTGATAACCATTTTAACCTTTTATGGGTTTCATTGGGTATTTTTATTATCGCATGGATAGGTCAGTTTTATGGACATAAAATTGAAGGTAAAAAACCATCATTTATTAAAGATTTACAATTTTTATTAATTGGCCCACTTTGGGTAATTCAAAAAATAGGAGGAAAAAAATGA
- a CDS encoding tRNA-binding protein, with the protein MKEEITFEDFLKVDIRIGTIIEVNDFPKARKPAYQLKIDFGDLGIKKSSAQITDLYTKEDLLQKQVSAIINFKPRQIANFMSECLVLGIYNEDGNVVLLQASKAIKNGEQIS; encoded by the coding sequence ATGAAAGAAGAAATTACATTCGAAGATTTTTTAAAAGTAGATATTAGAATAGGTACTATTATTGAAGTAAATGATTTTCCTAAAGCGAGAAAACCTGCGTATCAATTAAAAATTGATTTTGGCGATTTAGGAATCAAAAAATCGAGTGCTCAAATAACCGATTTATATACAAAAGAAGATTTGTTACAAAAACAAGTTTCTGCAATCATCAATTTTAAACCAAGACAAATAGCTAATTTCATGAGCGAATGTTTGGTATTAGGTATTTATAATGAAGATGGAAATGTTGTCCTTTTACAAGCTTCTAAGGCAATTAAAAATGGTGAACAGATTTCTTAG
- a CDS encoding nuclear transport factor 2 family protein yields the protein MNVLRTLIVLSVCIFTTFNANSQNKEKSDIELITEVLNHYIEGTANGEPDLLKIAFHPDFNLYTTKNDSLWIRSGEKYVSNIKKGKKSSRVGRIISIDYENNAASAKAEIIIPNWRVYTDYFLLLKYQGSWKIVQKSYSYRTYSKKEKN from the coding sequence ATGAATGTATTAAGAACTTTAATAGTATTGTCGGTCTGTATTTTTACAACATTTAACGCAAATTCTCAAAATAAAGAAAAATCAGATATCGAATTAATCACAGAAGTTCTGAATCACTATATTGAAGGAACTGCAAACGGAGAACCAGACCTCTTAAAAATTGCTTTTCATCCAGATTTTAATTTATATACAACCAAAAATGATAGTTTATGGATTCGTTCTGGAGAAAAATATGTTTCTAATATTAAAAAAGGCAAGAAATCAAGCAGGGTTGGAAGAATTATCTCTATCGATTATGAAAATAATGCTGCGAGTGCAAAAGCAGAAATTATTATTCCGAATTGGAGAGTATATACCGATTATTTTTTACTCTTAAAATATCAAGGTAGTTGGAAAATAGTTCAGAAATCATATTCCTATAGAACATATTCTAAAAAAGAGAAAAACTAA
- a CDS encoding YfiT family bacillithiol transferase, which yields MEHLQYPIGKTDIPEKITSEYIKNWIATIEDFPTKLENLVQNLSEDQLNTQYRPSGWTIRQVVHHCYDSHHNSYTRFKWTLTEGNPVIKAYYEDRWAELFDTKSAQIDLSLYGIKALHAKWVYLLKGLTENDLNNYFIHPSGNEKVTLKENIGIYAWHCNHHFAHIEQLMIRKNWI from the coding sequence ATGGAGCATTTACAATATCCTATTGGTAAAACTGACATTCCCGAAAAAATAACTTCAGAATATATTAAAAACTGGATTGCTACTATTGAAGATTTTCCTACAAAATTAGAAAACTTAGTACAGAACCTTTCTGAAGATCAATTAAATACACAATACAGACCTAGTGGTTGGACAATAAGACAAGTTGTACATCATTGTTATGATAGTCATCATAATTCATATACACGCTTTAAATGGACGTTAACGGAAGGAAATCCAGTTATTAAAGCATATTACGAAGATAGATGGGCTGAATTATTTGACACAAAATCTGCTCAAATTGATTTATCTTTATACGGAATAAAAGCATTGCATGCAAAATGGGTATATCTTTTAAAAGGATTAACTGAAAATGATTTAAACAACTATTTTATTCATCCAAGCGGAAATGAAAAAGTTACCTTAAAAGAAAATATTGGTATTTATGCTTGGCATTGCAATCATCATTTTGCACATATAGAACAATTAATGATTAGAAAGAATTGGATATAA
- a CDS encoding YqaE/Pmp3 family membrane protein translates to MSLLRVLLAIIFPPLSVLGKGCGSFVIVLLLTFCGWIPGVIGALVILNNTNN, encoded by the coding sequence ATGAGCTTACTACGTGTTTTACTTGCAATTATCTTTCCACCACTTTCCGTTTTAGGAAAAGGTTGCGGATCTTTTGTGATTGTTTTATTACTTACTTTCTGTGGTTGGATTCCTGGAGTTATTGGAGCTTTGGTAATTTTGAATAATACTAATAATTAA
- a CDS encoding M14 family zinc carboxypeptidase, translated as MKKLLVFLLLCSMNSKAQKIDLNYYLPKDVTYNKNIPTPQSIIGHEVGEWHVTHDKLVEYMKALAKASDRITIENRGTTFEGRPLLLLTITTPSNHQNIENIRQNHIDATNNSSDVSNHPIVVYQGFSIHGNEPSGSNASLAAAYYLAAAEGQKIDELLNNAIILFDPSFNPDGLQRFAYWANTNKAQNINPDPNDREYHEVWPGGRTNHYWFDMNRDWLPVQLPESRARIASFHKWLPNILTDHHEMGTNSTFFFQPGIPSRTNPLTPQMNQDLTKEIATYHAKAFDKLGSTYYSEESFDDFYYGKGSTFPDINGSIGILFEQGSSRGHAQESDNGVLTFPFTIRNQFTATLSTLEAAKNMRVKILKYQQDFYKNARNSGNKKAIIFGDEKDAAKSYHLAEVMKRHQIKIHELKSDFSSKGKKFKKGYSYVVPMNQKNQRLVKAMFDVRTTFKDSLFYDVSAWTFNHAFGVDYAEDVSLSKAGKEITNLKMNAGSISRMSSVGYLFSWNEYYSPKALNTILQKGIRAKVSLKNFKNDGNSYDYGTIFVPAQNQKLGASKLYQFLEKIAKENHLIIKGTSTGLNDGIDLGSRNFDAINKPKVAMLVGNGIRSYDAGEIWHLLDTRFDMKLSKLDMSYLGRVNLSIYSVIIVPSSNSLSSSIIGKLKTWVKNGGTLIGYRNTAKWLSKNKFIDLDFKENKQDSIANVSFEDRSLQSGAQFIGGSIFEAKIDRSHPINFGYKNDKIALFRNTTLFIKPNKKSYNNPIQYTSNPLLSGYISKENLKLIKNTVPFQSNRMGRGRVLVFTDNTNFRAFWYGTNKLLMNAIFFGDKM; from the coding sequence ATGAAAAAACTACTTGTATTTCTACTATTGTGTTCAATGAATAGTAAAGCACAAAAAATTGATTTAAATTACTATTTACCAAAAGATGTAACGTATAATAAAAATATTCCGACACCACAATCTATCATTGGTCATGAAGTAGGTGAGTGGCATGTAACCCACGATAAATTGGTAGAATATATGAAAGCTTTGGCAAAAGCTTCTGATAGGATTACCATAGAAAATAGAGGAACTACTTTTGAAGGAAGGCCTTTGTTATTGTTAACAATTACAACGCCAAGCAATCATCAGAATATAGAAAATATTAGACAAAATCATATTGATGCAACTAATAATTCTTCGGATGTTTCTAATCATCCAATTGTAGTTTATCAAGGATTTTCTATTCATGGAAATGAACCTAGTGGCTCTAATGCTTCTTTAGCTGCAGCTTATTATTTAGCGGCTGCTGAAGGACAAAAAATAGATGAATTATTAAATAATGCTATTATTTTATTTGATCCTTCTTTTAACCCTGATGGATTGCAGCGTTTTGCCTATTGGGCAAATACGAATAAGGCACAAAATATAAATCCAGACCCTAATGATAGAGAATATCATGAGGTTTGGCCAGGAGGAAGAACTAATCATTATTGGTTTGATATGAATCGTGATTGGTTGCCTGTTCAATTACCAGAATCTAGAGCAAGAATTGCATCGTTTCATAAATGGTTGCCAAATATTTTAACCGATCATCATGAAATGGGCACAAATTCTACTTTCTTTTTTCAACCAGGAATTCCGAGTAGAACAAATCCGTTAACGCCACAAATGAATCAGGATTTAACCAAAGAAATAGCTACGTATCATGCAAAAGCATTTGATAAATTAGGCTCAACCTATTATTCAGAAGAAAGCTTTGATGATTTTTATTACGGTAAAGGTTCAACGTTTCCAGACATTAATGGAAGTATCGGTATTTTGTTTGAACAGGGAAGTTCTAGAGGTCATGCACAAGAAAGTGATAACGGTGTGTTAACTTTTCCGTTTACGATTAGAAATCAATTTACTGCAACTTTATCTACGTTGGAAGCTGCTAAAAATATGCGTGTTAAGATTTTAAAATATCAACAAGATTTTTATAAAAACGCAAGAAATTCAGGGAATAAAAAAGCAATTATTTTTGGTGATGAAAAAGATGCTGCAAAAAGTTATCACTTAGCAGAAGTGATGAAAAGACATCAAATAAAAATTCACGAATTAAAATCAGATTTTTCTTCAAAAGGGAAGAAGTTTAAAAAAGGCTATAGTTATGTAGTACCTATGAATCAGAAGAATCAACGTTTGGTAAAAGCCATGTTTGATGTTAGAACTACTTTTAAAGATAGTTTGTTTTACGATGTTTCTGCGTGGACATTTAACCATGCCTTTGGTGTTGATTATGCCGAAGATGTTTCTTTATCTAAAGCAGGAAAAGAAATAACTAATTTAAAAATGAATGCTGGTTCAATTTCTCGTATGAGTTCTGTTGGATATTTATTTTCTTGGAATGAATATTATTCGCCAAAAGCCTTGAATACTATTTTACAAAAAGGAATCCGAGCAAAAGTGTCATTGAAGAATTTTAAAAATGATGGAAATTCGTATGACTACGGAACTATTTTTGTTCCTGCTCAAAATCAAAAATTAGGCGCTAGTAAATTGTATCAGTTTTTAGAAAAAATAGCAAAAGAAAATCATCTTATTATTAAAGGAACTTCTACAGGTTTAAATGACGGAATTGATTTAGGAAGTAGAAATTTTGATGCGATTAATAAACCAAAAGTAGCGATGTTAGTAGGTAACGGAATTAGAAGTTACGATGCTGGTGAAATTTGGCATTTGTTAGACACTCGTTTTGATATGAAATTGAGCAAATTAGATATGTCTTATTTAGGCAGAGTTAATTTAAGTATCTATAGTGTGATTATTGTTCCGAGTAGTAATAGTTTAAGTTCTTCAATTATTGGAAAACTAAAAACCTGGGTTAAAAATGGAGGAACATTAATTGGGTACAGAAATACTGCAAAATGGTTGTCTAAAAATAAATTTATCGACCTAGATTTTAAAGAGAACAAACAAGATTCTATAGCTAATGTTTCTTTCGAAGATAGATCATTACAGTCAGGTGCTCAATTTATTGGAGGTTCAATTTTTGAAGCGAAAATAGATCGTTCTCATCCTATAAATTTTGGGTATAAGAATGATAAAATAGCTTTATTTAGAAATACCACATTATTTATAAAACCTAATAAAAAGAGTTATAATAATCCTATACAGTATACTTCTAATCCTTTGTTAAGCGGTTATATATCTAAAGAAAACTTGAAGTTAATTAAGAATACGGTTCCGTTTCAATCCAATAGAATGGGAAGAGGTCGTGTACTAGTATTTACTGATAATACTAATTTTAGAGCTTTTTGGTACGGAACAAATAAGTTATTAATGAATGCTATTTTCTTTGGAGATAAGATGTGA
- a CDS encoding bestrophin family protein, which yields MYTKRIFPVRGVIKWTRRHILLFLLIATIPVFLFDVAGLKWLHVPWLPLGVLGTAISFLISFKNNASYDRLWEARKIWGGIVNTSRSWTIMVKDFIDNTHAKNPKSKEELQAIKKEIVHRHVAWLTALRYQLRADKPWESHLKNDKGNTEFREAFYLVCEDVDSIESVIKPYISENEYNEVFAKGNKPSQLLGIQSRRLKELMDEGFIEDFRHMEMMNILVEFYTLQGKSERIKNFPYPRQYATLNYIFVWIFIILLPFGIMEGFEGIGQHIFEDLANHASHSSFTHRIQEAIAKHFVWFSIPFSALLSWVFHTMEKIGENTENPFEGGPNDVPITDLSRGIEIDIRQLIDDTDIPKPYQWKNDIVM from the coding sequence ATGTACACTAAAAGAATTTTTCCTGTTAGAGGAGTTATTAAATGGACTAGAAGACACATTTTGCTATTTTTATTGATAGCAACAATCCCAGTTTTCTTGTTTGATGTTGCTGGTTTAAAATGGTTGCATGTGCCTTGGTTGCCATTAGGAGTTTTAGGTACAGCTATTTCGTTTTTAATCAGTTTTAAAAATAATGCTTCGTATGATCGTTTATGGGAAGCACGTAAAATTTGGGGTGGAATTGTAAACACTTCACGTTCTTGGACGATTATGGTAAAAGATTTCATTGATAATACCCATGCAAAAAATCCTAAATCAAAAGAAGAGTTACAAGCGATAAAAAAAGAAATTGTTCATAGACATGTTGCTTGGTTAACGGCTTTAAGATATCAATTAAGAGCAGATAAACCTTGGGAATCTCATTTAAAAAATGACAAAGGAAATACAGAATTTAGAGAAGCATTTTATTTAGTTTGTGAAGATGTAGACTCTATAGAAAGTGTAATAAAACCTTATATTTCTGAAAATGAGTATAATGAAGTTTTTGCTAAAGGAAATAAGCCTTCACAACTATTAGGCATACAATCTAGACGATTAAAAGAATTAATGGATGAAGGTTTCATTGAAGATTTTCGTCATATGGAAATGATGAATATTTTAGTCGAATTTTACACTTTACAAGGAAAATCTGAACGTATCAAAAACTTCCCATACCCTAGACAATACGCAACCTTAAACTATATTTTTGTTTGGATTTTCATCATCCTTTTACCTTTCGGAATTATGGAAGGTTTTGAAGGTATTGGTCAGCATATTTTTGAGGATTTAGCCAACCATGCTTCACATTCTTCATTTACGCATAGAATACAAGAAGCTATTGCGAAACATTTTGTATGGTTTTCAATTCCTTTTAGTGCTTTACTTTCTTGGGTTTTTCATACGATGGAAAAAATTGGTGAAAACACAGAAAACCCTTTTGAAGGAGGACCCAATGATGTGCCAATTACAGATTTAAGTAGAGGAATAGAAATTGATATTAGACAATTAATTGATGATACAGATATACCGAAACCGTATCAATGGAAAAATGATATTGTAATGTAA